The following proteins are encoded in a genomic region of Phycisphaera sp.:
- a CDS encoding DUF368 domain-containing protein, with protein sequence MGAPPIKQKPTDNPPIETEPTRLPAVRLLVGGALMGLANLVPGISGGTMLVAAGVYRRFVDAVSDATRLKLSVKTILTLGLIVVAAGAAIALGARPVSYGLEHHRWAMYALFIGLTIGGVPALWALVRPICARTIAFALVGLVGMLAIVFVQETGTSAASSGGNSNWPMLAIAGAAGAAAMVLPGVSGAYLLLLLGQYEAVVTAIKDLARGDLDALVVVIPIGFGVVVGIAGVSNLLRWLLHRYEKATLAVLLGLLLGAPAGLYPFREAIAPQPGDTFEGTVLTEETAAQVEPKDWPTRAFAPDGLQIAASLGLVALGCAATIGVSLLGRPADAGGRRKDGTEPPAEPRH encoded by the coding sequence ATGGGAGCCCCACCCATCAAACAGAAGCCCACCGACAACCCGCCCATCGAAACCGAGCCCACCCGCCTGCCCGCGGTCAGGCTGCTGGTGGGCGGCGCCCTCATGGGCCTGGCCAACCTCGTCCCGGGCATCAGCGGCGGCACCATGCTGGTGGCCGCGGGGGTCTACCGCCGCTTCGTCGACGCCGTCAGCGACGCCACGCGCCTCAAGCTCAGCGTCAAGACCATCCTCACCCTGGGCCTCATCGTCGTCGCGGCCGGGGCGGCCATCGCCCTGGGGGCCCGGCCCGTGTCCTACGGCCTCGAGCACCACCGCTGGGCCATGTACGCCTTGTTCATCGGCCTGACCATCGGCGGCGTGCCGGCCCTCTGGGCCCTCGTGCGGCCGATATGCGCCCGCACCATCGCGTTCGCGCTGGTGGGCCTGGTCGGGATGCTGGCCATCGTGTTCGTCCAGGAGACCGGCACCAGCGCGGCCAGCAGCGGCGGCAACTCCAACTGGCCCATGCTCGCCATCGCCGGCGCGGCCGGCGCGGCGGCCATGGTCCTCCCCGGCGTCAGCGGGGCCTACCTCCTCTTGCTGCTCGGCCAGTACGAGGCGGTCGTCACCGCCATCAAGGACCTCGCCCGCGGCGACCTGGACGCCCTGGTCGTCGTCATCCCCATCGGCTTCGGCGTCGTCGTGGGCATCGCCGGCGTCAGCAACCTCCTCCGCTGGCTGCTGCACCGCTACGAGAAGGCCACCCTCGCCGTCCTCCTCGGCCTGCTCCTCGGCGCGCCGGCGGGGCTGTACCCATTCCGCGAGGCCATCGCACCCCAGCCCGGGGACACGTTTGAGGGCACGGTGCTCACCGAAGAGACCGCCGCACAGGTCGAGCCCAAGGACTGGCCAACCCGGGCCTTCGCACCCGATGGCCTCCAGATCGCCGCCTCACTCGGCCTTGTCGCCCTCGGCTGCGCCGCGACCATCGGCGTCTCGCTGCTTGGCCGGCCCGCTGACGCTGGGGGCCGACGCAAAGACGGGACTGAGCCACCCGCCGAACCGCGGCACTGA
- the galE gene encoding UDP-glucose 4-epimerase GalE — protein MATIGDEMAILVTGAAGYIGSHAVQRLLVGGHTVVGLDNMGRGNAGAVDALRELGGEKFRFERADTTDRSRLERLMVEHHVDAVLHFAALSLVGESVLRPLEYHRNNSLVPLLEAIRDARVKRLVFSSTCAVYGQPPSTPVTEDAPFAPLSPYGTSKLHGENVLDDFLEARKHQSSPFAFAALRYFNVAGCDRTGVLGEDHEPHSHVIPIVLEVALGKRDKITIFGEDYDTPDGTCIRDYIHVEDLVDAHLRVLEALEDGESRRYNLGIGKGYSVKDIIESCRRVTGHAIPAETGPRRPGDPPALFADPGKVQEELGWTAEITELDAIIESAWKWMKANPEGYTA, from the coding sequence ATGGCGACGATAGGAGACGAGATGGCGATTCTGGTGACGGGGGCGGCGGGGTATATCGGGTCGCACGCGGTCCAGCGGCTGCTGGTGGGCGGGCACACGGTGGTCGGGCTGGACAACATGGGGCGGGGCAATGCCGGGGCCGTGGACGCTCTCAGGGAACTCGGCGGGGAAAAGTTCCGCTTTGAGCGGGCCGACACGACCGACCGGAGCCGCCTGGAGCGGTTGATGGTGGAGCACCATGTCGATGCGGTACTGCACTTTGCGGCGCTGAGCCTGGTGGGCGAGAGCGTGCTGCGTCCGTTGGAGTACCACCGCAACAACAGCCTGGTGCCACTGCTGGAGGCCATCCGCGACGCGCGGGTGAAGCGGCTGGTGTTCTCGTCGACGTGCGCGGTGTACGGGCAGCCGCCGAGTACGCCGGTGACCGAGGACGCGCCCTTTGCGCCGCTGAGCCCGTATGGCACGAGCAAGCTGCACGGCGAGAATGTGCTCGACGACTTCCTGGAAGCTCGCAAGCACCAGAGTTCCCCCTTTGCGTTCGCGGCGCTGCGGTACTTCAACGTGGCCGGGTGCGACCGCACGGGCGTGCTGGGCGAGGACCACGAGCCGCACAGCCACGTCATCCCGATCGTTCTCGAGGTCGCGCTGGGCAAGCGCGACAAGATCACGATCTTTGGCGAGGACTACGACACGCCCGACGGCACGTGCATCCGCGATTACATCCACGTCGAGGATCTGGTCGACGCGCACCTGCGTGTGCTCGAAGCTTTAGAGGACGGCGAGAGCCGGCGGTACAACCTTGGCATCGGCAAGGGGTACTCGGTGAAGGACATCATCGAGAGCTGCCGGCGCGTGACCGGGCACGCCATCCCCGCCGAAACCGGGCCGCGGCGGCCGGGCGATCCGCCGGCGCTGTTCGCCGATCCGGGGAAGGTGCAGGAGGAGTTGGGCTGGACCGCCGAGATCACCGAGCTCGACGCGATCATCGAGTCGGCCTGGAAATGGATGAAGGCGAATCCCGAAGGATATACGGCATGA
- a CDS encoding prolyl oligopeptidase family serine peptidase has product MTRLLTIVMVFACAFVALGDPDIDFLAPAWPPRAFEAELGAKGVVLELGGDPKRYQSLQVGFFMDRPGAPGAAQHARMLLDSVGDASAGVLPEDVPQEEYNALVFEVAPALAQVQAEGGVRTLLFVSLREGSHDIERTWMACEPARTEDVRGVTVIVPGTFGYPPELYEKWSDDLRGRGWSVLRLLSQPSRFTEQILIDVEAREGAKEGTAFAEHADDRTAECAYAVEAGIRHMTQLDGRLEGKPRAILGFSGGAILAPAVVARNPAAYETVVLVAGGANAAGISIDSTFMKQFIKSVFFTFKGEDEAADRAAFEEAYLERATLDAYHAAARFDDDTRVLVVDGSFDKAVPFASSGLMVERFEAGGITPVRRTYPTNHVMLFLSLSEMIGQVNEWIDGGELGLPPGQEAQGAP; this is encoded by the coding sequence ATGACACGGCTGCTGACCATCGTGATGGTGTTCGCCTGCGCGTTCGTCGCGCTTGGCGATCCGGACATTGATTTTCTCGCGCCGGCCTGGCCCCCTCGGGCGTTCGAGGCCGAGCTTGGCGCGAAGGGTGTGGTGCTCGAACTGGGCGGGGATCCGAAGCGGTACCAGTCGTTGCAGGTCGGCTTCTTCATGGACCGGCCCGGGGCGCCCGGCGCGGCCCAGCACGCGAGGATGCTGCTCGACTCGGTCGGCGATGCGTCTGCCGGCGTGCTGCCCGAGGACGTGCCGCAAGAGGAGTACAACGCCCTGGTGTTCGAGGTCGCTCCCGCCCTTGCACAGGTGCAGGCCGAGGGTGGGGTGCGCACGCTGCTGTTTGTCTCGCTACGTGAGGGCTCCCACGACATCGAACGCACGTGGATGGCGTGCGAGCCGGCGAGGACCGAGGACGTGCGCGGCGTCACGGTGATCGTGCCGGGCACGTTCGGGTATCCGCCCGAGTTGTACGAGAAGTGGTCCGACGATCTTCGCGGTCGGGGCTGGAGCGTGCTGCGGTTGCTGAGCCAGCCGTCGCGGTTTACCGAGCAGATCTTGATTGATGTCGAGGCTCGTGAGGGAGCCAAGGAAGGGACGGCGTTTGCCGAGCACGCCGACGATCGGACCGCCGAGTGTGCGTACGCGGTGGAGGCGGGCATCAGGCACATGACGCAACTGGACGGGCGGTTGGAGGGCAAGCCGCGTGCGATATTGGGCTTCAGCGGCGGGGCGATCCTGGCGCCGGCGGTGGTGGCGCGCAACCCCGCAGCGTACGAGACGGTCGTGCTTGTTGCCGGCGGGGCCAACGCGGCGGGCATCAGCATCGACAGCACGTTCATGAAGCAATTCATCAAGTCGGTGTTCTTCACGTTCAAGGGCGAGGACGAGGCAGCCGACCGGGCGGCGTTCGAGGAGGCGTACCTGGAGCGCGCGACGCTCGATGCGTACCACGCGGCCGCACGGTTCGATGACGACACGCGGGTGCTGGTGGTCGATGGATCATTCGATAAGGCGGTGCCGTTCGCGTCGAGCGGGCTGATGGTCGAGCGATTCGAGGCGGGCGGGATCACCCCCGTGCGGCGTACGTATCCCACGAATCACGTGATGCTGTTCTTGTCGCTGAGCGAGATGATCGGGCAGGTGAACGAGTGGATTGATGGCGGGGAATTGGGGCTGCCGCCGGGGCAAGAGGCGCAAGGAGCGCCCTAA
- a CDS encoding DUF255 domain-containing protein, which translates to MPPPETQTPNALIDESSPYLLQHAHNPVPWMPWGEAAFAEARRRDVPIFLSIGYATCYWCHVMERESFESHAVANAMADRFVCVKVDREERPDIDEAYMAATQIMTGSGGWPMSVFLEPAKGRPFWAGTYFPPEPMHGRPSFVEVLEGVSSAWNNQRDEVMEQAERLAEAVGDGLNARVGDRIDVGPQAIAEALRTLLTMVDRTNGGFGGAPKFPQPVYLELLLAARDSADDATKQASDVVLKQTLDRMMVGGIYDHVGGGFHRYAVDATWTVPHFEKMLYDNGQLLAAYARASRVFGDAGYAHVARGIVAWAEREMLLDADGYASALDAEVDGREGLNYLWTADEVRAVLDGEDADLAVSLYGLDRGPNFQDPHHPESPPSNVLRLDERLEQHDDANIRDRLDSINAALLAVRDERKAPLRDDKCLAAWNAMMLHGLASAAINLDDADLLAKAERTAVFLQECMLGEDGLPVRSWRGGKSTIPGFLEDAAWCVRGLAELARARIVLEAGDPKDAIDAATSMLDAALRTFCEPDQPGVLYDTRNAELFVRGRSTYDGATPCAHSVLQHAMAALHELAPESGVLDHARAVLRAMSPAIAESPLGTAGSTAALLRFMRQDQSLAEEVIDAELERVRSLPEPVDEGFTPVEIYASGDRVALGPDLPAEFHLVVRIKEGWHVYAAEPGQAELPPLRVSVHGGAGVRVYADYPKGTPWAHDESVLVHEGEVEFPVALELEGEWSGRPILVVSYQACDDARCLPVRTVELDVAIDREGEGELGVD; encoded by the coding sequence ATGCCGCCGCCTGAGACCCAAACTCCCAACGCGCTGATCGACGAGAGCAGCCCGTATCTCCTCCAGCATGCGCACAACCCGGTGCCGTGGATGCCGTGGGGTGAGGCAGCCTTCGCCGAGGCGCGACGGCGGGACGTGCCGATCTTCTTGAGCATCGGCTACGCGACGTGCTACTGGTGCCACGTGATGGAGCGGGAGAGCTTTGAGAGCCACGCCGTCGCGAATGCGATGGCCGACCGCTTCGTGTGCGTGAAGGTCGACCGCGAGGAGCGGCCCGACATCGACGAGGCGTACATGGCCGCCACGCAGATCATGACCGGCAGCGGCGGGTGGCCCATGAGCGTGTTCCTCGAGCCCGCCAAGGGCCGGCCGTTCTGGGCGGGCACGTACTTTCCGCCCGAGCCGATGCATGGGCGGCCGAGCTTCGTGGAGGTGCTCGAAGGCGTCTCGTCGGCGTGGAACAACCAACGCGATGAGGTGATGGAGCAGGCCGAGCGTTTGGCGGAGGCCGTGGGCGATGGGCTGAACGCGCGTGTGGGTGATCGCATCGATGTGGGGCCACAGGCGATCGCTGAGGCGTTGCGGACGCTGCTGACGATGGTCGATCGCACCAACGGCGGTTTTGGTGGGGCACCGAAGTTTCCTCAGCCGGTGTACCTTGAGTTGCTGCTGGCGGCGCGAGACTCGGCGGATGATGCCACGAAGCAGGCCAGCGACGTCGTGCTGAAGCAGACCCTTGATCGCATGATGGTGGGTGGCATTTACGACCACGTCGGCGGTGGGTTCCATCGGTACGCCGTGGATGCGACGTGGACGGTGCCACACTTCGAGAAGATGCTGTACGACAACGGACAACTGCTGGCGGCGTATGCGCGGGCGTCGCGGGTATTCGGGGATGCCGGGTATGCGCACGTGGCCCGCGGCATCGTGGCGTGGGCCGAGCGGGAGATGCTGCTGGACGCGGACGGCTATGCGAGCGCGCTGGACGCTGAAGTGGATGGACGTGAGGGGCTGAATTATCTCTGGACCGCCGACGAGGTTCGTGCGGTGCTCGATGGTGAGGATGCGGACCTCGCGGTCTCGTTGTATGGCCTCGATCGCGGGCCGAACTTCCAGGACCCCCACCACCCCGAATCGCCGCCGTCGAACGTGCTGCGGCTGGATGAGCGGCTTGAGCAGCACGACGACGCCAACATCCGCGATCGGCTCGACTCGATCAACGCGGCACTGCTGGCCGTGCGTGACGAGCGGAAAGCGCCGTTGCGCGACGACAAGTGCCTGGCGGCGTGGAACGCGATGATGCTGCATGGCTTGGCGTCGGCAGCGATCAACCTGGATGATGCGGATTTGCTCGCGAAGGCCGAGCGGACGGCGGTGTTCTTGCAGGAGTGCATGCTGGGCGAGGACGGCCTGCCCGTGCGGAGCTGGCGCGGCGGCAAGAGCACGATTCCGGGGTTCCTTGAGGACGCGGCATGGTGTGTGCGGGGGCTGGCCGAACTGGCGCGGGCGCGGATCGTCTTGGAGGCGGGCGACCCGAAAGACGCGATCGATGCGGCCACGTCGATGCTGGACGCGGCGCTCCGAACGTTTTGTGAGCCCGATCAGCCGGGCGTGCTGTACGACACGCGGAACGCTGAGTTGTTCGTGCGCGGGCGTAGCACCTACGACGGGGCGACGCCTTGTGCGCACTCGGTGTTGCAGCACGCGATGGCGGCGCTGCACGAGCTTGCGCCGGAATCGGGCGTGCTGGACCACGCGAGGGCCGTGCTGCGGGCGATGTCGCCGGCGATTGCCGAATCTCCGTTGGGCACGGCGGGGTCGACGGCGGCGTTGCTGCGATTCATGCGGCAGGATCAGTCACTGGCCGAAGAGGTCATCGACGCCGAGTTAGAACGTGTGCGTTCGCTGCCCGAGCCGGTGGACGAGGGCTTCACGCCGGTTGAGATCTACGCGAGCGGTGATCGCGTGGCGCTTGGGCCCGATTTGCCCGCCGAGTTCCATCTGGTGGTTCGGATCAAGGAAGGGTGGCACGTCTACGCCGCCGAACCGGGCCAAGCCGAGCTGCCGCCGCTGCGAGTGAGCGTGCATGGCGGCGCGGGCGTGCGTGTGTACGCCGACTATCCGAAGGGCACGCCTTGGGCGCACGACGAGAGTGTGCTGGTGCATGAGGGCGAGGTCGAGTTCCCCGTCGCGCTCGAGCTCGAGGGCGAGTGGTCGGGGCGGCCCATTCTCGTGGTGAGCTACCAGGCGTGCGATGACGCGCGGTGCCTGCCGGTGCGCACGGTCGAGCTCGACGTGGCGATCGACCGCGAGGGTGAGGGTGAGCTGGGCGTCGACTAG
- a CDS encoding M48 family metalloprotease: protein MSVAFVNNTKTVLLLGALMALVVGVGFALGGPNAIVPALVFAIIMNFAAFFFSGSIAIKSMRGREVTSGQLFELVDDLRQRAGLPMPRVYVCPHQAPNAFATGRSPKHAAVAVTEGALQLLSRDELAGVMAHELAHVKNRDTLTSTVAATVGGLMGMLAYGMMFFGGGNREGGNPLFAIGAILLGAVGAAVIKAMLSRSREFVADAHGAAIAGSPDGLIGALRKLEMYSKRIPMQNPNPAQNNLFIIEPLTGGKTLSNLFASHPPTEKRVAALMQAR, encoded by the coding sequence ATGTCCGTTGCTTTCGTGAACAACACCAAGACCGTGCTGCTGCTCGGCGCGTTGATGGCCCTCGTGGTCGGCGTCGGTTTCGCCCTCGGTGGCCCGAACGCCATCGTGCCCGCCCTGGTCTTCGCCATCATCATGAACTTCGCCGCGTTCTTCTTCTCGGGCAGCATCGCCATCAAGTCCATGCGCGGTCGCGAGGTCACCAGCGGCCAGTTGTTCGAACTCGTCGACGACCTGCGCCAGCGAGCCGGCCTGCCCATGCCCCGCGTGTACGTGTGCCCGCATCAGGCACCCAACGCCTTCGCGACCGGCCGCAGCCCCAAGCACGCCGCCGTTGCCGTCACCGAGGGCGCGTTGCAACTGCTCTCACGCGACGAGCTCGCCGGCGTCATGGCCCACGAGCTGGCGCACGTCAAGAACCGAGACACGCTCACCAGCACCGTCGCCGCCACGGTGGGCGGGCTCATGGGCATGCTGGCCTACGGCATGATGTTCTTCGGCGGCGGCAACCGCGAGGGCGGCAATCCGCTGTTCGCCATCGGTGCCATCCTGCTGGGCGCGGTCGGCGCGGCGGTCATCAAGGCCATGCTCAGCCGCTCGCGCGAGTTCGTGGCCGATGCTCACGGTGCCGCCATCGCCGGCTCGCCCGACGGGCTCATCGGCGCGTTGCGCAAGCTCGAGATGTACTCCAAGCGCATCCCGATGCAGAACCCCAACCCCGCGCAGAACAACCTGTTCATCATCGAGCCGCTCACCGGCGGCAAGACCCTGAGCAACCTGTTCGCGTCGCACCCGCCCACCGAGAAGCGCGTTGCGGCCCTCATGCAGGCCCGCTAG
- a CDS encoding sulfite exporter TauE/SafE family protein, with protein sequence MTPTEIIICLVIGAFAGVLGGLAGIGGSMIMLPALAVFVYDPDPNSAHHMFMAAAMVVNVVVSFPAALRHRKAKAINYGALRVILPAMAISIVAGVLISNEIQGLTLRAILAAFIAAYALMTIGRYFRKTPEPEQEGQQIHVVRLGVIGLATGMVAGLLGIGGGVLMVPMLQVFCKMPIRNAIATSSAVMVLTAVVGASLKLATLGPEHGRSVIDALIIAAALSPTAFFGARLGAALTHRLPLQAVRLVVSIALLIVAARMAADAFSKRQADKPIEAPGAVEPAP encoded by the coding sequence ATGACCCCTACAGAAATCATCATCTGCCTGGTTATTGGCGCCTTCGCCGGCGTGTTAGGCGGATTGGCGGGCATCGGCGGATCCATGATCATGCTGCCCGCCCTGGCCGTCTTCGTCTACGACCCCGACCCCAACAGCGCCCACCACATGTTCATGGCCGCCGCCATGGTGGTCAACGTCGTCGTGTCCTTCCCCGCCGCCCTGCGGCACCGCAAGGCCAAGGCGATCAATTACGGGGCCCTGCGGGTCATCCTGCCGGCCATGGCGATCTCCATCGTCGCCGGCGTGCTGATCTCCAACGAGATCCAGGGGCTCACGCTGCGCGCCATCCTGGCCGCCTTCATCGCCGCCTACGCCCTCATGACCATCGGCCGCTACTTCCGCAAGACGCCCGAGCCCGAGCAGGAAGGCCAGCAGATCCACGTCGTGCGCCTCGGCGTCATCGGCCTGGCGACGGGCATGGTCGCGGGCCTGCTCGGCATCGGCGGCGGTGTGCTCATGGTGCCCATGCTGCAGGTGTTCTGCAAGATGCCGATCCGCAACGCCATCGCCACCAGTTCGGCGGTCATGGTGCTGACCGCCGTCGTCGGCGCGTCGCTCAAGCTGGCAACCCTCGGCCCCGAGCACGGCCGCAGCGTGATCGACGCGCTCATCATCGCCGCCGCCCTCTCGCCCACCGCGTTCTTTGGCGCGCGATTGGGGGCGGCCCTCACGCACCGCCTGCCGTTGCAGGCCGTGCGGCTGGTCGTGTCGATCGCGTTGCTCATCGTGGCTGCCAGAATGGCGGCCGACGCGTTCAGCAAGCGCCAGGCCGACAAGCCCATCGAGGCCCCAGGGGCGGTCGAGCCCGCTCCGTAA
- a CDS encoding 3D domain-containing protein — MVQKTEDMIVRQRRVVGVDAPVAQSRPVGFVEPAHDLPEAKPIQAAPMQDMVGLAGTTARRGWKPSGGVLWLVGAVLTVATAITAKQLGPVSPMAAIEPAKTVQVADEAASIKSDAQTAALATPAFAFTTLASDIEPGTSTRWFNGRPVRPARTITMKVTAYSADAASCYPFADGQTATLHSVEANGGFLVAADTDLLPFGTMLSIEGYNGGKVVPVLDRGGAIKGNRLDLLFPSHKAALEWGVKNLDVVVWEYADGKPAVDPRKQRS, encoded by the coding sequence GTGGTACAGAAAACCGAAGACATGATCGTGCGCCAGCGGCGCGTGGTGGGCGTTGACGCCCCCGTGGCCCAGTCGCGCCCCGTCGGGTTCGTCGAGCCCGCTCACGACCTTCCCGAGGCCAAGCCCATCCAGGCCGCCCCCATGCAAGACATGGTGGGCCTGGCCGGCACGACCGCCCGCCGCGGGTGGAAGCCCAGCGGCGGCGTGCTCTGGCTCGTTGGCGCGGTGCTGACCGTCGCGACGGCCATCACGGCCAAGCAGCTCGGCCCGGTGAGCCCGATGGCGGCCATCGAGCCGGCCAAAACCGTTCAGGTCGCCGACGAGGCCGCTTCGATCAAATCGGACGCCCAGACTGCCGCTCTGGCGACACCCGCCTTCGCGTTTACGACGCTGGCCAGCGACATCGAGCCGGGCACCAGCACACGTTGGTTTAATGGCCGGCCCGTGCGTCCGGCCCGCACGATCACCATGAAGGTGACGGCGTACTCGGCCGACGCGGCGTCGTGCTACCCCTTCGCCGACGGCCAGACCGCGACGCTGCACTCGGTGGAGGCCAACGGCGGGTTTTTGGTTGCAGCCGACACCGACCTGCTGCCCTTCGGCACGATGCTGAGCATCGAGGGCTACAACGGAGGCAAGGTCGTGCCCGTGCTCGATCGCGGCGGCGCGATCAAGGGCAATCGCCTCGACCTTCTCTTCCCCAGCCACAAGGCGGCCCTCGAGTGGGGCGTCAAGAACCTCGACGTGGTGGTGTGGGAATACGCCGACGGCAAGCCGGCGGTTGATCCCCGCAAGCAGCGGTCGTAA
- the floA gene encoding flotillin-like protein FloA (flotillin-like protein involved in membrane lipid rafts), with product MGGIPNGVWIAIGVVLLIVAIAIVAILGRFIKLWIQAYVSEAKVSFGALIGMWLRKVDMNVIVFSRIRAAKARLNISTDQLETHYLAGGRVPNVVSAMIAASNARIELPWDVAAAIDLAGRDILDAVNTSVNPKVIDCPGANQPRTTIDAVAQDGIQLKAKARVTVRTNLARLVGGATEETIIARVGEGIVTTIGSAQNHKAVLENPDNISKVVMDKGLDAGTAFEILSIDIADIDVGENIGAKLQTDQAEADKKRAQAEAEKRRAMAVAAEQEFRAEEQKNRATVVLAEAEVPKAMADAFRGGNMGVMDYYRMQNIQADTSMRGSIAGDESKDRKQRE from the coding sequence ATGGGCGGAATTCCGAACGGTGTCTGGATTGCGATCGGCGTGGTCCTCCTGATCGTGGCGATCGCCATCGTCGCGATCCTCGGACGCTTCATCAAGCTGTGGATCCAGGCCTACGTGTCCGAGGCCAAGGTCAGCTTCGGCGCCCTGATCGGCATGTGGCTGCGAAAAGTCGACATGAACGTTATCGTCTTCAGCCGCATCCGGGCGGCCAAGGCGAGGCTCAATATCTCGACCGACCAGCTCGAGACCCACTACCTGGCTGGCGGCCGCGTGCCCAACGTCGTGAGCGCCATGATCGCCGCCAGCAACGCCCGCATCGAGCTGCCGTGGGACGTCGCCGCCGCCATCGACCTGGCCGGCCGCGACATCCTCGACGCCGTGAACACCAGCGTGAACCCTAAGGTCATCGACTGTCCCGGTGCCAACCAGCCACGCACGACCATCGACGCCGTGGCCCAGGACGGCATCCAGCTCAAGGCCAAGGCCCGCGTGACGGTGCGAACCAACCTGGCCCGCCTGGTCGGTGGTGCGACCGAAGAGACCATCATCGCCCGCGTGGGCGAGGGCATCGTCACCACCATCGGCTCGGCCCAGAACCACAAGGCCGTGCTTGAGAATCCCGACAACATCTCGAAGGTGGTGATGGACAAGGGCCTCGACGCCGGCACCGCGTTCGAGATCCTATCGATCGACATCGCCGACATCGACGTGGGCGAGAACATTGGCGCCAAACTCCAGACCGACCAGGCCGAGGCCGACAAGAAGCGCGCCCAGGCCGAGGCCGAGAAGCGCCGCGCCATGGCCGTCGCCGCCGAGCAGGAGTTCCGGGCCGAAGAGCAGAAGAACCGCGCGACCGTCGTGCTGGCCGAGGCCGAGGTGCCCAAGGCCATGGCCGACGCCTTCCGCGGCGGCAACATGGGCGTCATGGACTATTACCGCATGCAGAACATCCAGGCCGACACCTCGATGCGCGGCTCCATCGCCGGCGACGAATCCAAAGACCGCAAGCAGCGCGAATAG